A region of Methyloversatilis discipulorum DNA encodes the following proteins:
- a CDS encoding TorD/DmsD family molecular chaperone has product MNAPTPQTLAFVRDPVSDEDTARANHYALLSRLLHAAPDAALLGMLAASGDWQIDDDAPSAEAVLMAQAWNGLCAASAAMDPAAALDEFDALFGGVGRPEIVVFGSFYLAGFVNEKPLVKLRDDLAALGLARTQGESLPEDHIAAVCDVMRLLLTDATRSAAERARAQDRFFATHIQPWYGALCDALDAAAGANFYRRVSQYARSFLDVEAAALTIDP; this is encoded by the coding sequence ATGAACGCACCCACTCCGCAAACGCTCGCTTTCGTGCGCGACCCGGTCAGCGACGAGGACACGGCACGCGCCAATCACTACGCGCTGCTGTCGCGGCTGCTGCACGCCGCACCCGATGCCGCTCTGCTCGGCATGCTCGCCGCCTCCGGCGACTGGCAGATCGACGACGACGCGCCGTCGGCCGAGGCGGTGCTGATGGCGCAGGCCTGGAACGGACTGTGTGCGGCGTCGGCGGCGATGGACCCGGCTGCCGCGCTGGACGAGTTCGACGCGCTGTTCGGCGGCGTCGGCCGGCCGGAAATCGTCGTGTTCGGCTCTTTCTACCTTGCCGGCTTCGTCAACGAGAAACCGCTGGTGAAGCTGCGCGACGACCTGGCGGCGCTGGGCCTGGCGCGCACGCAGGGGGAGTCGCTGCCCGAGGACCACATTGCCGCGGTGTGCGACGTGATGCGTCTGCTGCTGACCGACGCCACGCGCAGCGCTGCCGAGCGCGCACGCGCGCAGGACCGCTTCTTCGCCACCCACATCCAGCCCTGGTACGGCGCGCTGTGCGACGCGCTCGATGCCGCAGCGGGGGCCAATTTCTACCGCCGTGTTTCGCAGTACGCGCGCAGCTTTCTCGACGTCGAGGCGGCGGCGCTGACCATAGATCCATGA
- a CDS encoding formate dehydrogenase subunit alpha, translating to MTLTRKTASGARAQSRLARPASAASPRTMDRRTFLKRSGMTAGAGAFASALPFSMVERAQAANPSAAGGKVEVKRTICTHCSVGCAIDAEVVNGVWVGQEPVFDSPINMGAHCAKGASIREHGHGEHRLRYPMKLVDGKWVRMSWDDALNELSARLLKLREESGPDSVYWIGSSKHNNEQAYMMRKFVSMWGTNNCDHQARICHSTTVAGVANTWGYGAMTNSYNDMQNSKAIFFMGSNAAEAHPVSLLHILHAKENGAKIIVADPRFTRTAAKADHFVRIRSGSDIAILYGVLRHIFENGWEDKQYIEDRVFGMDKIRDEAVKWTADKVEEVSGVPDDQVKLIAETMAKNKPSTVVWCMGQTQHTTGNAIVRMMCNLQLALGNVGVAGGGTNIFRGHDNVQGATDVGPNPDSLPGYYGIATGSWKHWANVWGVDYEWLKGRFASQALMEKSGITVSRWIDGVTEKNELIDQDPNLRAVVFWGHAPNSQTRGKDMLEAMKALDTLVVIDPYPSATAAMAASARKDGVYLLPAATQFECEGSCTASNRSIQWREKVIEPLWESKPDHTIMYLFAQKFGFADEFTKNVKVTNNEPSVEDILREINRGTWTIGYTGQSPERLKIHMRNMQVFDPKTLKAKGGIDKETGYVLDGEYFGLPWPCYGTPEMKHPGSPNLYDTSKHVMDGGGNFRANFGVEKDGTSLLAADGSASKGADLQFGYPEFDHVLLKKLGWWEELTEDEKKKAEGKNWKTDPSGGIIRVAMKNHGCHPFGNAKARAVVWNFPDPVPVHREPLFSPRADLVAKYPTHEDKKAFWRLPTLYKSVQDQFANVGKDYPLIMTSGRLVEYEGGGDETRSNPWLAELQQNMFVEINPKAANDRGIRDKDMVWVKSPSGAQIKVQAMVTERVGPDTVFLPFHFAGHWMGKDLIDSYPEGAAPVVRGEAVNTATTYGYDSVTMMQETKTTVCQIMKA from the coding sequence ATGACACTGACCCGTAAAACGGCGAGCGGCGCCCGCGCGCAATCGCGTCTGGCGCGCCCGGCATCGGCGGCTTCGCCGCGCACGATGGACCGCCGAACCTTCCTCAAGCGTTCCGGCATGACCGCCGGCGCAGGCGCCTTCGCATCGGCACTGCCTTTCTCGATGGTCGAGCGTGCGCAGGCCGCCAACCCGTCGGCAGCCGGCGGCAAGGTGGAAGTGAAGCGCACGATCTGTACCCACTGTTCGGTCGGCTGTGCCATCGACGCCGAAGTCGTCAACGGCGTCTGGGTCGGCCAGGAGCCGGTGTTCGACAGCCCGATCAATATGGGCGCGCACTGCGCCAAGGGCGCGTCGATCCGCGAGCACGGCCACGGTGAGCACCGGCTGCGCTACCCGATGAAGCTGGTCGACGGCAAGTGGGTGCGCATGTCCTGGGACGACGCGCTGAACGAACTGTCGGCGCGCCTGCTGAAGCTGCGCGAGGAAAGCGGCCCGGACAGCGTGTACTGGATAGGCTCGTCGAAGCACAACAACGAGCAGGCCTACATGATGCGCAAGTTCGTGTCGATGTGGGGCACCAACAACTGCGACCACCAGGCGCGCATCTGCCACTCGACCACGGTGGCCGGCGTGGCCAACACGTGGGGGTATGGTGCGATGACCAACTCCTACAACGACATGCAGAACTCGAAAGCGATCTTCTTCATGGGATCGAACGCCGCCGAGGCGCATCCGGTGTCGCTGCTGCACATCCTGCACGCGAAGGAGAACGGGGCGAAGATCATCGTCGCCGATCCGCGCTTCACGCGTACCGCGGCCAAGGCCGACCACTTCGTGCGCATCCGCTCCGGCTCTGACATTGCCATCCTGTACGGCGTGCTCCGCCACATCTTCGAGAATGGATGGGAGGACAAGCAGTACATCGAGGATCGCGTGTTCGGCATGGACAAGATCCGCGACGAGGCGGTGAAGTGGACCGCCGACAAGGTGGAGGAAGTCAGCGGCGTGCCGGATGATCAGGTAAAGCTGATCGCCGAAACGATGGCCAAGAACAAGCCGTCCACCGTGGTGTGGTGCATGGGTCAGACCCAGCACACGACCGGCAACGCCATCGTGCGCATGATGTGCAATCTGCAACTCGCCCTCGGCAATGTCGGCGTGGCGGGCGGCGGCACCAACATCTTCCGCGGCCATGACAACGTGCAGGGCGCGACCGACGTCGGCCCGAATCCGGATTCGCTGCCCGGCTATTACGGCATCGCGACCGGTTCGTGGAAGCACTGGGCGAATGTGTGGGGCGTCGATTACGAGTGGCTGAAAGGTCGCTTCGCGTCGCAGGCGCTGATGGAGAAGTCGGGCATCACGGTGTCGCGCTGGATCGACGGCGTGACCGAGAAGAACGAACTGATCGACCAGGACCCGAACCTGCGCGCAGTCGTGTTCTGGGGCCACGCGCCGAACTCGCAGACGCGCGGCAAGGACATGCTGGAGGCGATGAAGGCGCTCGACACGCTGGTGGTGATCGATCCCTATCCGTCGGCCACCGCCGCGATGGCGGCCAGCGCCCGCAAGGACGGCGTCTACCTGCTGCCGGCCGCGACCCAGTTTGAATGCGAAGGCTCGTGCACCGCATCGAACCGTTCGATCCAGTGGCGCGAGAAGGTGATCGAGCCGCTGTGGGAGTCGAAGCCCGACCATACCATCATGTATCTGTTCGCGCAGAAGTTCGGTTTTGCCGACGAGTTCACGAAGAACGTGAAGGTGACCAACAACGAGCCCAGCGTCGAAGACATCCTGCGTGAGATTAACCGCGGCACCTGGACCATCGGCTACACCGGCCAGTCGCCGGAGCGCCTGAAGATCCACATGCGCAACATGCAGGTGTTCGACCCGAAGACGCTGAAGGCCAAGGGCGGCATCGACAAGGAAACCGGCTACGTGCTCGACGGCGAGTACTTCGGTCTGCCCTGGCCGTGCTACGGCACGCCGGAAATGAAACACCCCGGCTCGCCCAATCTGTACGACACCTCGAAGCACGTGATGGATGGTGGCGGCAACTTCCGCGCCAACTTCGGCGTCGAGAAGGATGGCACCAGCCTGCTGGCGGCCGACGGCTCTGCCTCGAAGGGCGCCGACCTGCAGTTCGGCTATCCCGAGTTCGACCACGTGCTGCTGAAGAAGCTGGGGTGGTGGGAAGAGCTGACAGAGGACGAGAAGAAGAAGGCCGAGGGCAAGAACTGGAAGACCGACCCTTCGGGCGGCATCATCCGCGTCGCGATGAAGAACCACGGCTGCCACCCTTTCGGCAACGCCAAGGCGCGAGCGGTGGTGTGGAACTTCCCGGACCCGGTGCCGGTGCATCGCGAACCCCTCTTCTCGCCGCGTGCCGATCTGGTCGCCAAGTACCCGACGCACGAGGACAAGAAGGCCTTCTGGCGCCTGCCCACGCTGTACAAGAGCGTGCAGGACCAATTCGCCAATGTCGGCAAGGACTACCCGCTGATCATGACATCCGGCCGTCTGGTCGAGTACGAGGGCGGTGGCGACGAGACGCGTTCCAACCCCTGGCTGGCCGAACTGCAGCAGAACATGTTCGTCGAGATCAACCCGAAGGCGGCCAACGATCGCGGCATCCGCGACAAGGACATGGTGTGGGTGAAGTCGCCGAGCGGTGCGCAGATCAAGGTGCAGGCCATGGTGACCGAACGGGTCGGGCCGGACACCGTGTTCCTGCCCTTCCACTTCGCCGGCCACTGGATGGGCAAGGACCTGATCGACAGCTACCCGGAAGGGGCTGCACCGGTGGTGCGAGGCGAGGCGGTCAACACCGCCACGACCTACGGCTACGACTCGGTGACCATGATGCAGGAAACCAAGACCACGGTCTGCCAGATCATGAAGGCCTGA
- the fdh3B gene encoding formate dehydrogenase FDH3 subunit beta — protein MARMKFICDAERCIECNGCVTACKNEHEVPWGVNRRRVVTINDGVPGERSMSVACMHCSDAPCMAVCPVDCFYRTDEGVVLHDKDLCIGCGYCFYACPFGAPQFPQAGAFGLRGKMDKCTFCAGGPETNNSEEEFRKYGRNRLAEGKLPLCAEVCSTKALLGGDADVLADIYRQRVLTRGKGADIWGWSTAYGKPDAPAAAPAAGGKS, from the coding sequence ATGGCAAGAATGAAATTCATCTGTGACGCCGAGCGCTGCATCGAGTGCAACGGCTGCGTCACCGCATGCAAGAACGAACACGAGGTGCCCTGGGGCGTGAACCGCCGGCGCGTCGTGACCATCAACGACGGCGTACCGGGCGAGCGCTCGATGTCGGTCGCCTGCATGCACTGTTCCGACGCGCCCTGCATGGCGGTGTGCCCGGTCGACTGCTTCTACCGCACCGATGAGGGCGTGGTGCTGCATGACAAGGACCTATGCATCGGCTGTGGCTACTGCTTCTACGCCTGTCCGTTCGGCGCGCCGCAGTTCCCGCAGGCGGGCGCCTTCGGCCTGCGCGGCAAGATGGACAAGTGCACCTTCTGCGCCGGCGGCCCGGAAACGAACAACTCGGAAGAGGAGTTCCGCAAGTACGGCCGCAACCGTCTGGCCGAGGGCAAGCTGCCGCTGTGCGCCGAAGTGTGCTCGACCAAGGCGCTGCTCGGCGGTGATGCAGACGTGCTGGCCGACATCTATCGCCAGCGCGTGCTCACCCGCGGCAAGGGTGCGGACATCTGGGGCTGGTCGACCGCCTACGGCAAGCCGGACGCACCGGCCGCCGCCCCGGCGGCGGGAGGCAAATCATGA
- a CDS encoding formate dehydrogenase subunit gamma, whose protein sequence is MTVLKRLLWMVLTLCALAGGPVFAADTPPATAADQALRQQSQPLNNAPVWREVRSGEQHYTTVQGVETGVLIQSGGQTWRALRNGPVMLYGGVAFCAMLVLLAVFFKLRGPIRLSEAKTGRMIQRFNTMERMSHWAMAISFCVLMVSGLVMLFGKHVLLPVFGYSLFATVALVCKNIHNFVGPVFILSVLLFIVLFVKDNVWQAIDALWIRKAGGLLTGEHVPSHRFNFGEKTWFWLGVVFLSLTVGASGLVLNFPNFEQGRAVMQIANIVHLIGGLIVMTLSLAHIYIGSIGMEGALDGMKTGYVDETWAKEHHELWYDAAKKAQPAETSAGGMPAAARV, encoded by the coding sequence ATGACTGTACTGAAGCGCCTGCTGTGGATGGTGCTGACGCTGTGCGCGCTGGCGGGCGGACCGGTGTTCGCCGCTGACACGCCGCCAGCGACGGCGGCCGACCAGGCCTTGCGCCAGCAGTCGCAACCGCTGAACAACGCGCCGGTATGGCGCGAGGTGAGGTCGGGCGAGCAGCACTACACCACGGTGCAGGGCGTCGAGACCGGCGTGCTGATCCAGTCTGGCGGCCAGACCTGGCGCGCGCTGCGCAATGGGCCGGTGATGCTGTACGGCGGCGTCGCCTTCTGCGCCATGCTGGTTCTGCTGGCCGTGTTCTTCAAGCTGCGCGGGCCGATCAGGCTGTCGGAGGCAAAGACCGGCCGGATGATCCAGCGCTTCAACACGATGGAACGGATGTCGCACTGGGCCATGGCGATCTCCTTCTGCGTGCTGATGGTGAGCGGGCTGGTGATGCTGTTCGGCAAGCATGTGCTACTGCCGGTGTTCGGCTATTCGCTGTTCGCGACGGTGGCACTGGTATGCAAGAACATCCACAACTTCGTCGGGCCGGTATTCATCCTGTCTGTGCTGCTGTTCATCGTGCTGTTCGTGAAGGACAACGTGTGGCAGGCCATCGACGCGTTGTGGATCCGCAAGGCAGGTGGTCTGCTCACCGGCGAGCACGTACCGTCGCACCGCTTCAACTTCGGCGAGAAGACCTGGTTCTGGCTGGGTGTGGTGTTCCTGTCGCTGACCGTCGGCGCCAGCGGTCTGGTGCTCAACTTCCCGAACTTCGAACAGGGCCGCGCCGTCATGCAGATCGCGAACATCGTTCATCTGATCGGGGGGTTGATCGTGATGACGCTGTCGCTGGCGCACATATATATAGGCAGCATCGGCATGGAAGGCGCACTCGACGGCATGAAGACCGGCTATGTCGACGAAACCTGGGCCAAGGAGCACCACGAGCTGTGGTACGACGCGGCGAAGAAGGCTCAACCGGCGGAGACGTCTGCAGGCGGAATGCCTGCAGCGGCTCGCGTCTGA